The Croceibacterium sp. TMG7-5b_MA50 genome segment TGCGGATGGCGGGAATGATCGCCTTGGAAAACCACAGTGCGCGGCCATCGGCGGCACGGATGCAGGTCGTACCGCTGAACGGGGCCTGCTGCTTGTGCGTGCGCAGCCGGTCCAGCCGCTGCCAGTCCAGCCGGTACACGGGTGTCGCCACATCGGCCGTACCATGCCGCAGCGTATGCAGCAGGCTGGCGACAATCTGCGGCGGAACGAATGGGGCGTCACCCTGCAGGTTGATGACCACGCCGTCTGGCGCGACGATCCCAGCCGCGGCGGCAAAGGCGCGAGCGGAGCCGGAATCGAGCGTGGACGGCGTCATCACGACATCCGCACCCAGGTCGCGCGCGTGATCGGCGATGCGCCCGTCATCGGTGGCGACGACTATGGCGCAGTCGCCCGCCAGCCCGGCAGCGATGCGCCCGACCGCCAGCACCCGTTCCAGCAGGGTACGGCCGGCAATCGGCAGCAACGGCTTGCCCGGCAGGCGGGTGGAGCCGTAGCGGGCGGGAATGACGATCAGGTCGGGCAGGGCAGCGATTCCGCCCGGCTCAGCCGATACCGGCGCGGACGATCTCGTGCATGTGGACGATGCCGATCAACACGTCCGCCGCATCGACCACGAACAGCACGGACACCGCATTGGCGTTCATGATCTGCAGCGCTTCGGACAACAGCACGTCCTGCTCGACGCTGACGGGACGGGCCGACATGTGGAGGCCGATCTGATCGGTCAGGTCATGGGTTGCGATGCACCGGCGCAGGTCCCCATCGGTGAAAGCGCCGACCAGCCGCCCCTTGCCATCGACGACGGCGGTGCAGCCATAACGCTTGCGGCTCATCTCGATGGTGGCGCTGGTCAGCGTCGCCTCGCGCCCGACGCGCGGCACGGCATCGCCGGTGCCCATGACGTCGCCGACGCTGGCCAGTCGCGCGCCGAGGTGCCCGCCGGGATGGAACACGTGGAAGTCCGAACTGGTAAAGCCCTGCGCCTCGATCAGCGCTACGGCGAGCACATCGCCCAAGACCAGCTGCACCGTGGTGGACGATGTCGGCGCCAGGGCGTTGGGGCATGCCTCCCGCACATGCGGCATTATCAATGCGATGTCCGCATGGCGCGCAGCCGTGCTGTCCGCGTGCGACGTCGCGACGATCAGCGTGATGCCGAGATGGTTGCAGTAGTGGAAGATGTCCTTGAGCTCGCTGGTCTCGCCCGACCAGGTGATCGCCAGCACGACATCATGCTGCGTGATGACACCCAGATCGCCATGGCTCGCCTCACCCGGGTGGAGGTACAGGGCGGACGTACCGGTGGACCGCATCGTGGCGGCGATCTTGCGCGCGATGTGGCCGCTCTTGCCCATGCCGGTCACGATCACACGGCCGGTGGCGGCGGCGATCGCCTGCACAGCATCGTCGACGGCCTGGCCCAGCGACGGCTCGCTCAGTGCCTGGCGCAAGGTGCGCAGCGCCTCCAGCTCGACATCGACGGTGCGCAGGGCGGATGTCGCATGCCGATCAACCCCGACATGACTGGCAACCTGCCCGACCACTTGGAACGTCATACGGTCTGTCGCCCTTGTTCTTGCACGTTCCCGGCCGCGGCTATTGCCGTGCGGAACGATGTACCCTGGATGGTTACGGGTCCGTTAACCGGCTCGCTCCGCCATCGGGTTTCGGTTTGTACCCGTTAGACGGAGACCCCTAGACCCCGCCTTGGCAGCTTGCAGCCGCAAAAGCGCGGGACCAGCGTAAACTACGCCAAGTTGTTGCTGGAATACGACATTATGCGGGATACGCTGGGCCGCCACGATCCTTCACCACCGCATCGATCGCCAGCAGGCGGGTCAGCAACGGCTCGAACTCGTTCATCGGCAGGGCGTTGGGACCATCCGACAGCGCCTGTTCCGGGTCGGGATGCGTTTCGGCGAAGAGGCCGGCCACCCCTGCGGCGACGGCAGCACGGGCCAGCAACGGCACATATTCGCGCTGCCCGCCCGAGCGTTCGCCGAGGCCGCCGGGCTGCTGCACCGAATGGGTCGCATCGAACACGACCGGGCAACCGGTCTGGGCCATGATGGCGAGACCCCGCATGTCGGATACCAGCGTGTTGTAGCCGAAGGACGTGCCGCGTTCGCACAGCATGAAGGCGTCCTGCTCCACGCCGGCGGCGAGGGCTGCATTGCGGGCCTTCTTCACCACCTGCGCCATGTCGCCCGGCGCCATGAACTGCGCCTTCTTGATGTTGACCGGTCGCCCGCTGGCCGCGACCGCGGCGATGAAGTCGGTCTGCCGCGCCAGGAAGGCGGGAGTCTGCAGCACGTCCACCACCTCCGCCACCGGTGCGACCTGCGCCGCATCGTGCACGTCGGTGATGATCGAAAGGCCGGTCTCCTGCCGAACCTTGGCGAGGACGCGGAGGCCTTCCTCCATGCCGAGGCCACGGAACGAGCTGTCGGAGCTGCGGTTGGCCTTGTCGAAGGACGCCTTGAACACCAGCAGCACCCCTGTCCGCCGGGCCACGTCCGCCAGATGCTCCGCAATGGCGAGGGTCATCGCCTCGCTTTCGATCACGCACGGCCCGGCAATGACGAACAGTGGCTGGTCCGGCCCGATCGGCCGACCGCACAATTTCATCGCACGGGTCCCTCCGCAGTGGTCGTGCGCTGCCGCCGGGCGGAGTGGCTGCGACTGCCGAACACGCTATCCCACCAGATCGCGGTGATGGCGAAATTGCTGTCGTGGTTCACAAAATGATGACGCATGTGATGCCGCTTCAGCATGGTGCCGATGCGGCTGTCCATCGACCATTGATGGCAGGCGTAATGCGTGACGTCGTAGAGGACGTAGCCGACCATGAAGCCCAGGAAGATCCAGGTTCCCGCGGCACCAGCCAGCCCGTACAGTGCCAACCACACGGTGGCGGCGATCGGCAGGCTGGCCGGCAGCGGCATCAGGCCGCGCAGGGGATCGCCGGGCGCAGCATGGTGGTTGCCATGCATCAGGTAGATCAGGCCGCGCACGGGTGCCAGGTCCGTTTCCAGGTGGAACAGGTACCGGTGCATCGCATATTCGAACAGCGTCCAGACCAGCAGCCCGACCGCGATCAGCGCCAGCCCGGTCCAGGCATTCACCGCACCCCAACCGACCCAGCCGATCAACGGCAGCGCCACTGCCCAGAACACGGCAAAGGTGCGCGGGTGAATGACGCTCAGCCGTTCAAGCGTCTCGTTTCTGAACAGGCGAACCCGTGCTGTGCGCTTAATGGGGGCGGTCATCGGTTCCATCTGGGACAGGAGCGGCGGCATGGTGTCAAGACGGAGAGTGTCTATACGTGCCTTGGAGGTGACGGGTGGTTAAGTCCAAGTTGCGGGAAAGTCACACGGTTGGGTCCGGCAGAACGCTGGTGGTCGGCGCGTCCGGCGGGCTCGGCGGCGCCCTGGCGCGCCATTATGCCGTTCCCGGCGAGCGATTGCTGCTCTGGGGCCGCGACGCCGGCCGGCTCGATGCGATCGCGCGCGAATGCAGGGCGGCAGGCGCGCTGGTGGAGGTGAGATCACAGGATCTTGCCGACCTGCCGCGATCGCTCGACGCCCTGCTGCACGATGACGCCGCCGATCCGATCGGCCTTGCTTTGTTCGCCGCCGGTCTGGGCGACATCCGCGCAGAGGGTGAGTTGGTGGAGGATGCGGCACTGGTCGCGCAACTTGCCGCGATCAACTTCGCTGCACCGGCGGCGATGGCCGCCGCGCTGGCGGAGCGGATGGCGCGGCGCGGCACCGGCCGGATCGTGCTGGTCGGCTCCGCCGCCGGGTTCCATCCCCTGCCGTTTGCCGCAGCCTACGCGGGGTCGAAGGCCGGGCTTGCCCGCTTCGCCGATGCCTTGCGGTTGGCGGTGAAGCCCCACGGCGTTGCGGTGACGCTGGTCTCCCCCGGCTTCATCGACAGCCCGGGCGGACGACAGGTTCCCGCCCCTCCGGCCCTGCTGCTCTCCCCTGAGGAGGCCGCCACCCGTGTCGCGGACGCCGCCCACCGCAGGGCTGCCCATGTGGTGATATCGTGGCCCTTTGCCGCGTTGCGCCTGCTGGACCGAATGCTGCCACGGCCGCTGCGCGATCGGCTGCTGCAATCGCTCACCCCGGCGTCAATCCGCTGAGCCGGACACCTGTGCCAGCACCGCATGGTGCAGTCCGGCGGGCGTCAGGTCGGCCGCGCCTGATCCACCGGGCTGAACCTGCCCGTCCTTGTCGAAGCGGAGCATGACATAGGGGGTATGACGATCCCCGCCCGGATGCGTGACGCCGGGGATCGACGGGCGATGGTCGCCGAAAAACACCAGCAATGCCGGTTTGCGCAGCGCGGAGATGCCTTCGCGCAGCTGCGCCAGCATGGCATCGCCGCGCCGTACCAGCCGCAGATAGCTTTGCCGCAGATCGCCGCCGGCTACCCCGTCCTCCGGCGCCCACGGTCCATGGTTCTCGATCGTCACCGCGTAGATCAGCGTCGGACCAGCGGCAGCCCCGGCCTGCTGCAGGATCGTGTCGGCAATTGCCGCATCCGTGACGTAGCGACCGCTCTGCGGCGCCGCGAACCGCTCGGGGCCGAGCAGTTCGGCAAAGCCCCCTGCCGGCATGATCCGGTGGCGATTGTAGAACCGCAGATCATGCGGGTGCAGGAACAGGCTGCGCCAACCGGAGAGACGACGGGGCAGGGCATGTTCCGCCTCCCGTATTGCGGTCAGGAACGGATCGTACCGGCGGAACCCGAGCGCCTCCTCCTCCCGCCCCCACAATACGCCGTACTCGCTGCGCATCGTGTACGCGCCGAAGCCGCTGACATGCAGTCGGCCCCATTGCACCGCATCGGCCCGTGCCCGGGTCAGTGCCGGCAGTGCAAGCGCCGGATCGCCGAACAGGTCGACAGGATCGGCGAAGCTTTCGCATTGCACGATCACGATCAATGCGGGTTCGTCCGGGCCGAGTGCAGCGATGGGGGCAGGTGCCGCCGGATCGGTGCTGCTGCGCCAGCGACGCCAGTGCAGCAGCATCGTGGGTTGCAAGCCATGGCGTGCGACATCGCCGGCGGCGTCCGGCACCGGTGCTAGGTCGCGCATCCACGCGCTGCGCAGGACCAGCGACAACAGCGCGGCCGTGGCGCCCGTCAGCAGCAGCCCGGCCAGATGCATCAGCGGGTCAGGCACGAACAGCCATGCCAGCAGCGTGAGCAACGCCGCGGCGGCGAAGGCGGCAACCCATCGCTGCCACAATGGCACCGCCGACCAGTAGAATTGCGGATGACGCACGATGGCGCCGACCAGCGCCAGATCGGTGAACAGCAGCGGTTCGCCCAACACGACATGCTTGGCATTGGACGCGACCACCAGCGCGGCCTGAAGCCCCAGTGTCATCGCCGCGGCCACCAGCATGCCGCCGGTCAGCGCCAGGAACCCGCCGAACAGCATAAGGGCAAGGCAGCACATCAGGACGGCACCCGCCAGGCTGCGGGACGTGCCGCGCACCGGACGTGGACGCACCAGCAGGTCGAGCATGATCGTGCCGAGCAGCAGGGCCGCGATGATCGATCCGCTGTAGGTCACTGCTTGTGTTGTCGTCCGGCCCGTTCCGGTCCGGCGCTTAGCCGTGACCGCCCGCCCTGTCACCTGCGGCGGGGTTGCCGATCGTGGCGGGTGGCAGTACCGACGCCGACCAAGCCCATCCGTCCTGTTCCCGTACGAGGCTGCGTTTCCTGTCCATGTCGTTGAATTCTTCAGCCTCCGCGTCGCAGAGTGTGACCGCGGCGCCGACCGGCGGTTCCGCACCGGACGTCCGCTCGGTGCTGCTGCTGCAGGGGTTGATGGGGCCGCTGTTCCGCCGGCTTGGGCAGGAACTGACCGCCGCGGGGCACCGGGTCCACAAGGTCAACTTCAACGGCGGCGATCGGCTGTACTGGCGTCTGCCGGGCGGTATCGACTATCGCTCCACCCTGGCGGAATGGCCGGCCTTCTTCCGGGCGCTGCTGACCGACCTGGCGATTACGGATGTCGTCCTGTTCGGCGATTGCCGCGATCATCATCTGCCGGCGGTGAAGATCTGCCGGGAGGCGGGCGTGCCGGTCCATGTGTTTGACGAAGGCTACATCCGGCCCGACTGGGTCACGTTGGAACTGGGGGGCGTGAATGGCCATTCCTCCCTTCCGCGTGACCCCGATTGGTATCGGCGCACCGCTGCCGCATTGCCGCCGGTCCCGCCACATCAGCAGGTCCCCGCATCCTTCCGCCGCCGCGCGACGGAAGGGCTGCTGTACAATGTCGCCGACGTGCTGACCCGCTGGCGCTACCCGCACTGGAGCAATCACCGGCCATGGCACCCGGTGGTGGAAGGGATCGGCTGGTACCGCAAGCTGCGCCTCCGGCGGCAGCGGGAGACACAAAGCGCCGCGCTGCTGCAGCGGCTGCTGGCTGGCACTGCCCCCTACTACCTGTTCCCGCTCCAGCTCGAATCGGATGCGCAGATCCGGCTGCACTCACCGTTCGCCGGCATGGCGCCTGCCATCCGGCTGGTGGTCGAATCCTTCGCGAGGCACGCGCCAGCCGGCACGCGGCTGGTGGTGAAGGAGCATCCGCTCGACAACGGAGTGCGCAACTGGGCGCAGGAGACGGCGGATGCCGCGGCGCTGTTTGGTGTGGGCGACCGGGTGGATTACCTTGCCACCGGCGACATCGTGCCGATCGCCCAAGGTGCGCGTGGCATGGTCACGGTGAACAGCACCAGCGGCACCTTCGGCCTTGCCAGCGGGGTGCCGGTGCTGGTGCTCGGGCATGCCGTCTATGATGTGCCGGACCTGACCAACCAGGCCGGCATCGATGCTTTCTGGCAAGATCCGGTGCCGCCCGATCCTGCGACATTTGCCGCCTTTCGCCGTGTTCTGATCGAACGGTGCCTGATCCCTGGCGGCTTTTTCTCGGACGAGGCGTTGGACAAGGTGGTCCGCCATGCGGTGGCGCGACTGGAAGGGCATCCTTTGCTGCCCGAGTGAGTTGCCGATTTTGTGAGCTATCTCGAACACCTGATCGCAGGCCTGCTGATCCAGGCGGTCGTGGGTCTGCTGACCCGCAACTGGTGGGCCGGCGCCGCGCTGGCCTCCGCCTATTTCATTGGGCGTGAACTGGCGCAGGCTGAATATCGATGGATTGAACTCTACGGGGCGGGGCGGCGGGCCAACATGCCGTGGTGGGGACCGTTCGATCCGCGTGTCTGGCAGCGCAAGGACCAGTTCGTGGACTGGCTGGCGCCGCTCGCCGGCACGTGCCTCCTCGCCTGGTGGATGACCCGCCGCCCCGGCTAGAGCGCCGCGTTGTTGTAGCAGTGCCAGGTCAGGATCGCGACGGCGCCCCGATATGGGCGCCAGCCTTCCGCCAGCAGGCGCGTCGCCTTCTCGTCCGGCCTCTCGGACAGGCCCAGCAGCTTGCCGATGCCCGCCTGCACCGCCAGGTCGCCGGCCGGCCAGATATCGGGTCGCCCCTCAGCGAACAGCAGGTAGATCTCGGCCGACCAGCGACCGATGCCCTTGATCCGCGTCAGTTCGGCGATGGCGGCTTCGTCATCGGCGGGCAGCGCGTGCAGGTTCAGTTCTCCGTCGCTCACCAATTGGCATAGCGACCGGGCGTAGCCCTGTTTCTGGCGCGACAGGCCGCACGCGCGTAGCGCATCGAACTCGGCCGCAAGCAGCTTCTCGGGCGGGATGTCCGGCCCGAGCAGCGCCTCCAGCTTGGTCCAGACACTGGCGGCGGACGCAACGCTGACCTGCTGGCCCACGATGGTGCGCAGCAGCGTGCGGTAGCCGGGCTGGTTCACGCGCGGCTCCGGCATGCCGGCCACTTCCAGCGCACGGGCGATGCCGGGCTCCCGCGCGGCAACGGCCAGCAGGCCCTCTCTGATCTGTTCCGCATTCAGAGCCATGCACCGCCTCGCTTGCCAATCCTTGCGGCAACCCCTAGCAGCCCCGCAACAACAGGGAAGCCGGAGGTAACATGCCCACATTGATCGTCACCACTCAGTCCGGAAACCAGCGCGAGGTGACCGCGGATGCCGGGCTGACGCTGATGGAGGCGATCCGCGACAACGGCTTTGACGAGCTGCTGGCGCTGTGCGGCGGGTGCTGTTCGTGCGCCACCTGCCATGTGCATGTGGAGGACGAGTTCCTGCCGCTGCTGCCGCCAATGTCGGCGGACGAGGATGACCTGCTGGACAGCAGCGACACGCGCGATGCAAATTCGCGCCTGTCCTGCCAGGTGCCGTTCACCGACGCGCTGGACGGGATCCGGGTGCGCATCGCCCAGATGGACTGACATGGGCCGTCCGGTCCGTAGCTGATCTGACCGGCGGGCAAGCAGGCCTTGGCTTGCGCCGTCCGGGTGCGCGCCTTACGTGCTGTGACATGATGGCACCTGCGATGCGTGCGGACACGCTCGACCTCATCGGCAACACCCCGCTTGTTCGCCTGCGCGGCCCCAGCGAAGCCGCCGGATGCGAAATCTGGGGCAAGTGCGAATGGGCCAATCCCGGCGCGTCGGTGAAGGACCGCGCCGCGCTGTGGATCGTCCGCGATGCGGAGGCGCGCGGCGTTCTGCATCCCGGCGGCACCATTGTCGAAGGGACGGCCGGCAATACCGGCATCGGGCTGGCGCTGGTCGCCAACGCGCTCGGCTACCGCGCCATCATCGTCATGCCCGAGACGCAGAGCCGGGAAAAGATGGACACGCTGCGCGCGCTTGGCGCCGAACTGGTGACGGTGCCGGCCGCGCCTTACAACAATCCCGGCCACTTCGTGCATACCAGCCGGCGGCTGGCGGAAGAGACGCCGAACGCGATCTGGGCCAACCAGTTCGACAATGTCGCCAATCGCCGCGCCCATATCGAAAGCACCGCCCCGGAAATCTGGCAGCAGTTGGATGGCCGTGTCGATGGATTCACCTGCGCCGTGGGCACCGGCGGCACGCTGGCCGGCGTCGGCCTGGGGCTGAAGGAACGGGACGAGCGCATCGTGATCGCCCTCAGCGACCCGCATGGCGCGGCGCTGTACGGCTATTACGAACATGGCGAGCTGAAGGCGGAGGGTTCTTCAGTCGCTGAAGGCATCGGGCAGGGCCGCATCACCGCCAATCTGGAAGGGGCGCCGGTCGACCGGCAGTTCCGCATCGCCGATGTGGATGGCCTGGAATGGGTCGGCCGCCTGCTGCGGGAGGACGGCATGTGCCTTGGCCTGTCGAGCGGGATCAACGTCGCCGGCGCGGTCGCACTGGGCCGGCAATTGGCGGCGGAGCGCGGGCCGGAGGCGCGGGTGGTGACGATCCTGTGCGATACCGGGTTCCGCTACCTCTCGACGCTCTACAACCGCGAATGGCTGGAGGCGAAGGGCCTGCCGCCCTTCGCCTGGCTGGCGTGACCTGATGGCTCGCGATTCCGCGAATGACGGCGCACTGCTGCCGGCGAGCGCGCGGCGGCAGACATTGCAGCGGGTGCAGATCGGCCTGCTCGGGCTCGCCGCGATGATCCTGCTGGTGGCACTCGCCAGCATCATCATGCGCAATGCGGAGGAGAACCGGGCTCTGGTCGTACCCCAGGCTGCGCCGACCGTCATCGTCACCCCGCCACCGCCACCGGTTAGCGATCCGCTGGCCGATGCGGGCGTTGTGCCGGACATGTCCACCGATGCGGCGGGTTCCACTACCTCCGATACCAGCAATGCGGCCGCTCCGCGCCGCTAGTGCGCTGCTTGCGACGTTGCTGCTCGCCCAACCGGTAGCAGCGCAGACGGCGGAAGCGGATACGCGCGAGGCGCTGGGGCTGTTTGGCACAATCCCGCTATATTGGGGGGAGGGGGCCGACATGGCCGACCTGATCGCCGGCACCGCCACGCCCCACTGGGCGCGGGCCCTGCTGGAACGCACCCACATCCTGCATCCGCTGGCGACCCTGACGGCGGAGGAGCTTGCCCCGTTTGACCAGTTGCTGATCGCACAGCCGCGCGTGCTGTCACCGGGCGAGAACGTCGCCCTAGATGCGTGGGTGCGGGATGGCGGCCGACTGCTGCTGCTCGCCGATCCGCTTCTGACGGCCGAATCGCACTATGCGCTGGGCGATCCGCGCCGTCCGCAGGACGTCGTGCTGCTTTCCCCGTTGCTGACCCACTGGGGACTGCAACTGCGGTTCGATCCGGATCAGCCGTCGACGCCACAGATGCGGGAAATCGCGGGATTGCTGCTGCCCTACCACATGGCAGGCGAGTTCGCGCCGCTCGGCACCGCTGCCGAGTGCGCCAGACAAACGTCTGGGATCATTGCCGAACGCAGCATCGGCCGGGGTCATGTGCTGATCGTCGCCGACGCGGCACTGGTGGACGCATCTCACCCCGACCCGGCCGCTGCGGACGCGCTGTCGGCGCTGGTCTCGCGCGCCTTCGATGATGGAGTTAAGTCATTGAGCAACAAGGATGCGAGGGGCGCTGCTGCTCAGGACTCTGTGGACAAGTCTGTTGAGAACGCTCCGTAGGGTTACATACCACCCGCTCTTTCCCGCGATTTCCCCTTCCTTCCCGCGTCACCAAGCGATATAGCTCCTTCCATCGGGCACACACCTTTGCGCGTCCCGCTCAGGCGGGATTACCGGCAGCGTCGCTTGCGCTCTCGCCGGGCGGAGAGGGCGTGTGTGACCGGCAGGTTCAGTTGAGGGGGCAATCGCGTGGTTGGCGTGCCGGCCGGATATAGCGGGCAGGGCTTTTCGCTTCGGGGCGAGAAGGGCCGGCTTGTCTTGCCGCCGGACTTCCGCAACGCCTTCGCCGATGCCGGCGACGACCGCATCCTGTGCCTGACCAAGCATGATCGCTGGAACTGCCTCATCGGCTTCGGCCTGTCGCGCACGCAGACCTTCGAGGATCAACTGCTGCGGGAGGAGGAGCGCGCCCTGCGCCTGGGGCAGGAATTCGACTACGACATGCGCGCGCAGCAATTGTGGGGCTTTACCAAGCTGCCGTTCGATTCCAGCGGCCGCTTCGTCCTGCCCGAACATCTGGCGGAACTCGGCCGGCTGAAGGAAGCCGTCTATTTCAACGGCGGCGGCAGCTATTTCGCGCTGTGGAGCCCCGACGAACTCTACGCCATGCCCAAGGGGTTCGAAACGGCGCAGGCCAATTGCCGCCAGCTGGAAGCGGATGCGCGGGGGAAGCGCAAGTGAGCGTGTCGCCCCACATTCCCGTCCTGCTGGACGAGGTGATCGCCGCCCTAGCGCCGCAGCCGGGCGACCTGATCGTCGATGCGACCTTCGGCGCTGGCGGCTATACCCGCGCGCTGCTGGACGCCGGCGCGACCGTTCATGCCTTCGATCGGGACCCCGATGCCATCGCGGCCGGGGATAAGTGGCCCGAACGCGCCGAAAATCCGCCGCGCCTGGTTCTCCATCCGCGCCGTTTCTCCGAGATGGTTAACGCACTCGAGGAGGCGGGAATCGCCCGGGTGAACGGGGTGGTGATGGATATCGGGGTTTCCTCCATGCAGCTGGACCAGGCGGAGCGCGGCTTCGCCTTCAGCCATGACGGTCCGCTGGACATGACGATGAGCCAGACGCGCCCCAACGCTGCCGACTTCCTGAACGAGGCGGAGGAGGGCGCGATCGCCGATGTCCTGTTCCACTTTGGCGAGGAGCGGCAGAGCCGGCGCGTCGCCCGTGCGATCGTTGCCGCCCGTCCGCTCACCACCACTGGCCAGCTGGCCCAGGTGGTGCGCAAGGCACTCGGCCATCGTCCCGGCGCGCCCAAGGACCCGGCGACGCGCAGCTTTCAGGCGATCCGCATCCATGTGAACGCGGAGCTGGAGGAGCTCGAGGCAGGTCTCGCCGCGGCCGAGACCTTGCTGCGCGCCGATGGCCGGCTGGCGGTGGTCAGCTTCCACAGCCTTGAGGATCGCATCGTCAAGCGGTTCCTGCGCGATGCCGCCGGCGCCAATGCGCGTGCCAGCCGCCACCTGCCCGGCCCTGCCGATGCCGGGCCGCAGCCCACCTTCGCCCGCCTGTCGCGCGCCATCCGCGCCGGCGAGCCCGAGCTTGCCCGCAACCCGCGGGCGCGTTCCGCCACGCTCCGCGCCGCAACCCGCACCACCGCACCCGCCAGGGAGGCCGCATGACGCCCCATCTTCGCATTCGTCTGGGCTGGATCGTCCTGCTGGCGCTGGCCAGCGGGCTGTATCTGGCGCTGCATCTGCAGGTGCAGGCGGTCACCAGCGAGATCGTCAGGGCCGAACGCCGCATCGTGGCGCTGGAACAGCGCAAGCTGCTGCTGGCGACCGAGTTCGAGACGCGCGCCAGCCAGCTGCAGCTCGCCGCCTGGAACCGGGTCGATTTCGGCTACACCGCGCCGACGGCCGCGCAGTTCCTGGGCAATGAGCGTCAACTGGCGGCATTCAGCCTGCCCGACGCGATCGGCGCGCCTTCCCCGATCCGCCTGGCCAGCGCCGTCGCCGCCACGGACGATGCGCGTATTATCCCTGCCGCGCAGGTCGCCGTTGCGGCGGGCCAGCCGGTGCAGACCGTGCTGCTGGCGGCCGCGCCGCCCAAGGGTGAGCGGCTGGCGGCGGCGCAGGGTGGCAAGGTTCAACTGGTGGCGCTGGCGGGGGCTGGGGTCGAATGAACGCGCTGGCGCTGCGATCCGGGGCGCCGCGGCCTGGCCCCGGACGCGGCGCGCAACCCGCCCCGGTCGCACTGACGCTGGTACCCCCGGCGCCGCCGCGCGCCAGCGTGATCGAGACGCGCATTCCGCTGATCGATCGGCGCCGCACCTTGCTGCTGACGGCCAAGGCGCGCGTCCTGATGTTGGGCGCGGCCTTTCTCGCGCTGGCGCTGGTGGCGGTGCTGCGGCTCGGCTGGCTCGGCGTGGTGCAGCCGGCCTCGACCGAACAGTCGATGGCGCAGGCGCTGCTGCCCCCACGTGCTGAGCTGACCGACCGCAATGGCGTGGTGCTGGCCCGCGCATTCCCCGCCTATGCCCTGTGGTTCAATCCGCAGGCGCTGGAAGACACCGGACCGCCACTGGTGAAGGGTGCCCGCGCGGTCGCGCGGGAATTGCACGCGATCTTCCCCGACATGGACGAGGCGGAGGTTGCCCGGCAGCTCGCCAGCGGCAAGGCCGGCTATCTGCGTCGCCGGGTCCTGCCCGAAGACGCCAATCGCGTGCTGGAGATCGGCGAACTGGCGCTGGAACTGCCGCGCGAGAACGACCGCCATTACCCGCAGGGCTCACTCGCCGCTCACGTCCTGGGCTACGTCAAGGATGCCAAGGGCTTCGTCGGCATGGAATCGGCGCTGCAGGATCGGCTAGCCGATCCTGCGCATCGGCACGAATCTGTCGCGTTGTCGATCGACGCGCGGGTGCAGGGCGCGCTTGAGGATGAGCTGAGCCGCGGCATGCGGCTGGTGGACGCGGTCGGCGGCGCAGGGATCGTGCTGGATGTCGACACGGGCGAGGTGATGGCCATGGCCTCGCTCCCCGCGTTTGATCCCAACCACATGGAC includes the following:
- a CDS encoding capsular biosynthesis protein; the protein is MTAAPTGGSAPDVRSVLLLQGLMGPLFRRLGQELTAAGHRVHKVNFNGGDRLYWRLPGGIDYRSTLAEWPAFFRALLTDLAITDVVLFGDCRDHHLPAVKICREAGVPVHVFDEGYIRPDWVTLELGGVNGHSSLPRDPDWYRRTAAALPPVPPHQQVPASFRRRATEGLLYNVADVLTRWRYPHWSNHRPWHPVVEGIGWYRKLRLRRQRETQSAALLQRLLAGTAPYYLFPLQLESDAQIRLHSPFAGMAPAIRLVVESFARHAPAGTRLVVKEHPLDNGVRNWAQETADAAALFGVGDRVDYLATGDIVPIAQGARGMVTVNSTSGTFGLASGVPVLVLGHAVYDVPDLTNQAGIDAFWQDPVPPDPATFAAFRRVLIERCLIPGGFFSDEALDKVVRHAVARLEGHPLLPE
- a CDS encoding cysteine synthase A codes for the protein MMAPAMRADTLDLIGNTPLVRLRGPSEAAGCEIWGKCEWANPGASVKDRAALWIVRDAEARGVLHPGGTIVEGTAGNTGIGLALVANALGYRAIIVMPETQSREKMDTLRALGAELVTVPAAPYNNPGHFVHTSRRLAEETPNAIWANQFDNVANRRAHIESTAPEIWQQLDGRVDGFTCAVGTGGTLAGVGLGLKERDERIVIALSDPHGAALYGYYEHGELKAEGSSVAEGIGQGRITANLEGAPVDRQFRIADVDGLEWVGRLLREDGMCLGLSSGINVAGAVALGRQLAAERGPEARVVTILCDTGFRYLSTLYNREWLEAKGLPPFAWLA
- a CDS encoding DNA-3-methyladenine glycosylase 2 family protein, which translates into the protein MALNAEQIREGLLAVAAREPGIARALEVAGMPEPRVNQPGYRTLLRTIVGQQVSVASAASVWTKLEALLGPDIPPEKLLAAEFDALRACGLSRQKQGYARSLCQLVSDGELNLHALPADDEAAIAELTRIKGIGRWSAEIYLLFAEGRPDIWPAGDLAVQAGIGKLLGLSERPDEKATRLLAEGWRPYRGAVAILTWHCYNNAAL
- a CDS encoding 2Fe-2S iron-sulfur cluster-binding protein, with the translated sequence MPTLIVTTQSGNQREVTADAGLTLMEAIRDNGFDELLALCGGCCSCATCHVHVEDEFLPLLPPMSADEDDLLDSSDTRDANSRLSCQVPFTDALDGIRVRIAQMD
- a CDS encoding division/cell wall cluster transcriptional repressor MraZ; its protein translation is MVGVPAGYSGQGFSLRGEKGRLVLPPDFRNAFADAGDDRILCLTKHDRWNCLIGFGLSRTQTFEDQLLREEERALRLGQEFDYDMRAQQLWGFTKLPFDSSGRFVLPEHLAELGRLKEAVYFNGGGSYFALWSPDELYAMPKGFETAQANCRQLEADARGKRK
- the rsmH gene encoding 16S rRNA (cytosine(1402)-N(4))-methyltransferase RsmH, coding for MSVSPHIPVLLDEVIAALAPQPGDLIVDATFGAGGYTRALLDAGATVHAFDRDPDAIAAGDKWPERAENPPRLVLHPRRFSEMVNALEEAGIARVNGVVMDIGVSSMQLDQAERGFAFSHDGPLDMTMSQTRPNAADFLNEAEEGAIADVLFHFGEERQSRRVARAIVAARPLTTTGQLAQVVRKALGHRPGAPKDPATRSFQAIRIHVNAELEELEAGLAAAETLLRADGRLAVVSFHSLEDRIVKRFLRDAAGANARASRHLPGPADAGPQPTFARLSRAIRAGEPELARNPRARSATLRAATRTTAPAREAA